The following coding sequences are from one Anguilla anguilla isolate fAngAng1 chromosome 12, fAngAng1.pri, whole genome shotgun sequence window:
- the LOC118209772 gene encoding uncharacterized protein LOC118209772 isoform X2: protein MKYFISQFKLQVKLNNHQENDCFLESLVTSISRILCFTKLNHNGKAMDAAFSTPHWLTKAKEAVENSKEWKCFTAELFEVLRQQLAESSVSMFSDLCEAEKALLVERAAKAACAGRPHADVVAHISAVLEDALSYHVATEMQERHTVPSKTDLFQSHARNGMVYLLNKWPDMKSKLTILFNHPLPMELREVAWKLYLSNTKAQLDYLMAASVNQERSKRDLDICLQCDSLFSTGPMFHNLSNNESIKVMKKVLSYYHRVQQLKSALPEADCLLLVPLLEVALARSSPSTSAHSVATLLVQQYLTFMNSRPGTCSGTESGDTFEEVASMLNQKDKELACVIRRVNSPKDGQIKDPLLKGVKEILQPIIQVFFVGYLDLPALLYVWDQYIIGLDSPLYKCLPAFAFAFLVLLREHFQGCSTSSEMTEVTRSQGHKLSVAQLQNIINIFFYEDLFSKLTQDKVQCFPVLDPTQAFLPPWTNLLSSKLTMRTKPCDRRQAREIREAQSAAETERKKQAQHQKLMEEAEIRIEQLRLQRDLEETRRISREQRAHLEEQLAQERQRHYETEKTAKERIDQLQAEARSIQEHKPLIKETEGSFGTPPPLTECQIDAQDSYGPVPEHHRTPPPTADAKDIASSQKDTLTINRTVEGVAADLLKSLVQSAGTRF, encoded by the exons atgaagtattttatttcacaattcaAACTGCAGGTGAAACTGAACAACCATCAGGAAAATGATTGTTTCCTCGAGTCGTTAGTTACCAGCATCTCTAGGATACTCTGTTTCACAAAGCTAAACCATAATGGTAAAGCAATGGACGCAGCATTCTCAACTCCGCACTGGTTAACAAAAGCAAAAGAAGCAGTTGAGAATTCAAAG GAGTGGAAATGCTTCACTGCCGAGCTGTTTGAGGTGCTGCGGCAGCAGCTTGCAGAGAGCTCTGTGAGCATGTTCTCTGATCTCTGCGAAGCTGAGAAGGCcctgctggtggagagagctGCCAAAGCGGCATGCGCTG GAAGGCCCCATGCGGATGTAGTTGCTCACATCTCTGCAGTCCTGGAAGATGCTTTGAGCTACCATGTGGCCACCGAGATGCAGGAGAGACACACTGTTCCATCAAAGACAGACCTTTTCCAGAGTCATGCCCGGAACGGCATG GTTTATCTTTTAAACAAGTGGCCAGACATGAAGAGCAAGCTGACCATTCTTTTCAACCACCCTTTACCCATGGAACTCAGGGAGGTAGCCTGGAAACTGTATCTCTCCAATACCAAAG CCCAGCTGGATTACTTGATGGCTGCCTCTGTGAACCAGGAAAGGTCCAAACGAGACTTGGACATTTGCCTGCAGTGTGACtcacttttttccacaggaCCCATGTTCCACAATCTCAGCAACAATGAGT CCATTAAAGTGATGAAAAAGGTCCTCTCCTACTACCACCGAGTTCAGCAGCTGAAGAGTGCGCTTCCAGAGGCTGACTGCCTGTTGCTGGTGCCTCTGCTGGAGGTGGCGCTGGcccgctcctctccctccacctctgcACACTCGGTGGCCACTCTACTGGTGCAGCAGTATCTCACTTTCATGAATTCTCGTCCTGGG ACATGTTCCGGAACTGAAAGTGGTGATACTTTTGAGGAAGTTGCTTCAATGCTTAACCAAAAAGACAAAGAGCTTGCATGTGTAATAAGGAGGGTGAATTCACCAAAAG ATGGTCAGATAAAAGACCCGCTGCTTAAAGGTGTGAAGGAGATCCTGCAGCCTATCATTCAAGTCTTTTTTGTTG GTTACTTGGACCTGCCTGCCCTGCTGTATGTTTGGGATCAGTACATTATTGGACTGGACAGCCCCCTGTACAAGTGTCTTCCAGCGTTTGCCTTTGCGTTTCTGGTGCTCCTGAGGGAGCACTTCCAGGGCTGCAGCACC AGCTCTGAGATGACAGAGGTGACAAGATCTCAAGGACACAAGCTTTCAGTGGCCCAGTTACAGAAcatcataaacatttttttttatgaagatttgTTCAGTAAATTAACGCAAGACAAGGTACAATGTTTTCCTGTTCTGGATCCAACTCAAG cTTTCCTCCCTCCATGGACTAATTTGTTAAGCAGCAAGTTAACCATGAGAACAAAGCCTTGTGACAGACGACAAGCTAG GGAAATAAGAGAGGCACAGAGTGCAgctgaaacagagagaaagaagcaaGCTCAGCACCAGAAGCTTATGGAAGAGGCAGAAATCAG GATAGAGCAGCTGAGGCTACAGAGGGACTTAGAAGAGACCAGACGCATTAGTAGAGAACAGAGGGCTCACCTGGAGGAACAGCTGGCTCAG GAACGGCAGCGGCACTATGAGACTGAAAAGACAGCTAAAGAGCGTATTGACCAGTTACAGGCTGAAGCCAGAAGCATTCAGGAGCATAAACCG CTCATTAAAGAGACAGAAGGAAG CTTTGGAACCCCACCTCCACTGACTGAGTGCCAAATAGATGCTCAGGACAGTTATGGTCCAGTTCCAGAACATCATAGAACACCACCGCCAACAGCAG ATGCAAAAGACATAGCATCAAGCCAGAAGGATACCCTGACCATTAATAGAACTGTTGAGGGTGTGGCGGCAGATCTTCTTAAGAGCCTGGTCCAGTCTGCTGGTACAA GATTCTAG
- the LOC118209772 gene encoding uncharacterized protein LOC118209772 isoform X1 has translation MKYFISQFKLQVKLNNHQENDCFLESLVTSISRILCFTKLNHNGKAMDAAFSTPHWLTKAKEAVENSKEWKCFTAELFEVLRQQLAESSVSMFSDLCEAEKALLVERAAKAACAGRPHADVVAHISAVLEDALSYHVATEMQERHTVPSKTDLFQSHARNGMVYLLNKWPDMKSKLTILFNHPLPMELREVAWKLYLSNTKAQLDYLMAASVNQERSKRDLDICLQCDSLFSTGPMFHNLSNNELAIKVMKKVLSYYHRVQQLKSALPEADCLLLVPLLEVALARSSPSTSAHSVATLLVQQYLTFMNSRPGTCSGTESGDTFEEVASMLNQKDKELACVIRRVNSPKDGQIKDPLLKGVKEILQPIIQVFFVGYLDLPALLYVWDQYIIGLDSPLYKCLPAFAFAFLVLLREHFQGCSTSSEMTEVTRSQGHKLSVAQLQNIINIFFYEDLFSKLTQDKVQCFPVLDPTQAFLPPWTNLLSSKLTMRTKPCDRRQAREIREAQSAAETERKKQAQHQKLMEEAEIRIEQLRLQRDLEETRRISREQRAHLEEQLAQERQRHYETEKTAKERIDQLQAEARSIQEHKPLIKETEGSFGTPPPLTECQIDAQDSYGPVPEHHRTPPPTADAKDIASSQKDTLTINRTVEGVAADLLKSLVQSAGTRF, from the exons atgaagtattttatttcacaattcaAACTGCAGGTGAAACTGAACAACCATCAGGAAAATGATTGTTTCCTCGAGTCGTTAGTTACCAGCATCTCTAGGATACTCTGTTTCACAAAGCTAAACCATAATGGTAAAGCAATGGACGCAGCATTCTCAACTCCGCACTGGTTAACAAAAGCAAAAGAAGCAGTTGAGAATTCAAAG GAGTGGAAATGCTTCACTGCCGAGCTGTTTGAGGTGCTGCGGCAGCAGCTTGCAGAGAGCTCTGTGAGCATGTTCTCTGATCTCTGCGAAGCTGAGAAGGCcctgctggtggagagagctGCCAAAGCGGCATGCGCTG GAAGGCCCCATGCGGATGTAGTTGCTCACATCTCTGCAGTCCTGGAAGATGCTTTGAGCTACCATGTGGCCACCGAGATGCAGGAGAGACACACTGTTCCATCAAAGACAGACCTTTTCCAGAGTCATGCCCGGAACGGCATG GTTTATCTTTTAAACAAGTGGCCAGACATGAAGAGCAAGCTGACCATTCTTTTCAACCACCCTTTACCCATGGAACTCAGGGAGGTAGCCTGGAAACTGTATCTCTCCAATACCAAAG CCCAGCTGGATTACTTGATGGCTGCCTCTGTGAACCAGGAAAGGTCCAAACGAGACTTGGACATTTGCCTGCAGTGTGACtcacttttttccacaggaCCCATGTTCCACAATCTCAGCAACAATGAGT TAGCCATTAAAGTGATGAAAAAGGTCCTCTCCTACTACCACCGAGTTCAGCAGCTGAAGAGTGCGCTTCCAGAGGCTGACTGCCTGTTGCTGGTGCCTCTGCTGGAGGTGGCGCTGGcccgctcctctccctccacctctgcACACTCGGTGGCCACTCTACTGGTGCAGCAGTATCTCACTTTCATGAATTCTCGTCCTGGG ACATGTTCCGGAACTGAAAGTGGTGATACTTTTGAGGAAGTTGCTTCAATGCTTAACCAAAAAGACAAAGAGCTTGCATGTGTAATAAGGAGGGTGAATTCACCAAAAG ATGGTCAGATAAAAGACCCGCTGCTTAAAGGTGTGAAGGAGATCCTGCAGCCTATCATTCAAGTCTTTTTTGTTG GTTACTTGGACCTGCCTGCCCTGCTGTATGTTTGGGATCAGTACATTATTGGACTGGACAGCCCCCTGTACAAGTGTCTTCCAGCGTTTGCCTTTGCGTTTCTGGTGCTCCTGAGGGAGCACTTCCAGGGCTGCAGCACC AGCTCTGAGATGACAGAGGTGACAAGATCTCAAGGACACAAGCTTTCAGTGGCCCAGTTACAGAAcatcataaacatttttttttatgaagatttgTTCAGTAAATTAACGCAAGACAAGGTACAATGTTTTCCTGTTCTGGATCCAACTCAAG cTTTCCTCCCTCCATGGACTAATTTGTTAAGCAGCAAGTTAACCATGAGAACAAAGCCTTGTGACAGACGACAAGCTAG GGAAATAAGAGAGGCACAGAGTGCAgctgaaacagagagaaagaagcaaGCTCAGCACCAGAAGCTTATGGAAGAGGCAGAAATCAG GATAGAGCAGCTGAGGCTACAGAGGGACTTAGAAGAGACCAGACGCATTAGTAGAGAACAGAGGGCTCACCTGGAGGAACAGCTGGCTCAG GAACGGCAGCGGCACTATGAGACTGAAAAGACAGCTAAAGAGCGTATTGACCAGTTACAGGCTGAAGCCAGAAGCATTCAGGAGCATAAACCG CTCATTAAAGAGACAGAAGGAAG CTTTGGAACCCCACCTCCACTGACTGAGTGCCAAATAGATGCTCAGGACAGTTATGGTCCAGTTCCAGAACATCATAGAACACCACCGCCAACAGCAG ATGCAAAAGACATAGCATCAAGCCAGAAGGATACCCTGACCATTAATAGAACTGTTGAGGGTGTGGCGGCAGATCTTCTTAAGAGCCTGGTCCAGTCTGCTGGTACAA GATTCTAG